Part of the Kineococcus aurantiacus genome, CCGCCGCCGACGCCGCCGCGCTGCTGGCCGCGGCCCGCGACCACCAGGAGCACCTGGCCGCCCGGGTCCGCGCCCGTCCCGTCGCGGGGCCGCCGGCCCCGGTCAGGCCAGCCAGGCGTCGACCGCGGCCACCTGCTCCCTGACGAACGCCGCCGGGGCGCCGGACCCCTCCAGCGACGCCTTCGCCACGGCGGCCAGCTGCTCGTCGGACAGCCCCAGGGAGGTGCGGGCGGTCTCGTACTCCTCCAGCAGCCCCGGGCCGAACAGCAGCGGGTCGTCGCCGTTGATCGAGCAGCGGACCCCCGCCTCCAGCAGCGCCGGCAGCGGGTGGGCGCCGATCTCGGGGACCACCCACAGGGCCACGTTCGAGGTCGGGCACACGTCCAGCACCGTGCCCTCGGCCGCGAGCCGGCGCACGAGCTCGGGGTCCTCCACGGCGCGGACGCCGTGCTGGACCCGCCGCGCCCCCAGCAGGTCCAGGGCGTCGACGACGCTCTCGGGGCCCAGCAGCTCCCCGGCGTGCGGGGCGGACACCAGCCCGGCCTCGCGCGCGATCGCGAACGCCTTCTCGAAGGGCGCCGGGGGGAACAGCGCCTCGTCGGCGGCCAGGCCGAAGGAGACGACGCCGCGGCCGGCGAACCCCGCCGCCAGGACGGCCAGCTCCTCCGCCTGTGCGGGCGGCAGGTTGCGGATCGCCACCAGCATCAGCCCGAAGCCGATCCCGAGCCGGTCGGCCTCGGCGCGGCCGGTCTCGAGCAGGAACGTCGTGACCTCCTCGGGGGTCCCGAACTGCGGGACGTAGAACATCGGGTTGGCCTGGGCCTCCAGCCAGACCGCGCCGGAGGCGGCGGCGTCCTGCACGACCTCGCGCACGACCCGGGCCAGCTGGTCGCGGGTCCGGACGAGGCCGACGGCGCCGTCGTACATCTCCACGAACTGGGGGAAGCTGGTGTACCCCCGCACCGGCGGCACGACCTCCCCGGCGTGCGCCGCGAACTCGGCCAGGGTCTGCGGGCGCATCGCGCCCTCCAGGTGCAGGTGCAGGTGCGCCTTGGGCAGGGCGGCGAGGTCACGCACGGGTCTTCTCCTCTGGCTAGGCTGGAACGGTGAGCGAACGGGAACGGCTGCTGCGGCTGGTGGCCGGCCACCTGCTCGACCACGGTGTCACGTCCTCGACCCTGCGCGGTCTGGCCCGCGCCGCGGGGTCGAACAACCGCATGCTGCTGTACTACTTCGGCAGCCGCGAGCAGCTGGTCGGGGAAGCCCTGCGGACCGTCGCCCGGGACCTGTTCCCCGGGTTCGAGAACGCCTGGTCGGAGCTGGAGCACGGCACGGGGACGCTGCAGGAGGACCTGCAGCGCGTGTGGGACCACATCGCCGACCCCGTCAACCTGCCGTTCCTGCGGCTGTTCTTCGAGGTGTTCGGGCAGGCGACGCGGCAGCCGGGGTACGCCGACCTCATGGGTGACATCGCCAACTGGCACCGGCCGGCCGTGGGCCGGCTGCGGCGCGAGGGCTGGCCGGCCGAGCGGGCCGAGGCCTTCGCGCACGAGCTCACCGCGTCGTGGCGCGGGCTGCAGATGACGCTCATCCTCACCGGCGACGCCGCCGCCGTGGGGCGGGTGCAGGCGCAGGCGCTGGAGGCGTTCTGCGCCCGCGCCGGGGTTCACGCCGGGGCGGGCGCCGGCACGTAGCGGGAGCCGGGGTGGTCGGCCGCCAGCCGGGGCGAGGGAGCGCCCAGGCGCTCGCGCAGCGTCCCGGTGCCCGGGGCGCGGGCGGGGTCGGCGGGCAGCCGGCCGCGGCGGCGCAGCTCGGGGACGACGAGCTCGCAGAACAGCGCGTGGTCGCCGGGGGAGAAGAGGGCCTCGAGCAGGAAGCCGTCGACGTCGGTGGCCTCGACGATCTCCTCGAGCTGGTCGGCCACCTCGACGGGGTCGCCGACGACGGTGAAACCGCGGGTCCCGCGCCCGCGCAGCTCCCGCAGGACCTCGCGCACCAGCGGCCAGCTGCCGTCGGGGCGGCGGAACCGGTCGATGTTGCTCTGGCCCATCTGCCCGACCCGGGACTCGCCCGTGCCCTCCAGGACCTGCGACAGGGGCCGGTCGGGGTCCAGGGCCGACAGGTCGATGCCGGTGTTGCCCGCGTAGATGACGGCGGCGACCTCGTCGGTCTGCATGGCCTCGAACTCCGTGCGCCGGGCCAGGGCCTCCGCGTGCGTCGCGGCGACCGTGACGCTGACCCCCACGAGGACCTTGACCGACCGGGGGTCCCGGCCGTGCGCGGCGGCCCGGGCCCGGATGTCGGCGACGTTGGCCGCCGCGTGCGGCAGCGTGGTGCCCTGCAGGAAGACGCACTCGGCGCGGCCGGCGGCGAACTCCCGGCCCGCGGTGGAGGTCCCGGCCTGGAACAGCACGGGCGTGCGCTGCGCCGAGGGCGGCACGGTGAAGAACCCCGAGGAGCGGAAGTGCTTGCCCACGTGCTCGACCCGGTGCAGCTTGTCGCGGTCGGCGAAGACCCCCGA contains:
- the add gene encoding adenosine deaminase, coding for MRDLAALPKAHLHLHLEGAMRPQTLAEFAAHAGEVVPPVRGYTSFPQFVEMYDGAVGLVRTRDQLARVVREVVQDAAASGAVWLEAQANPMFYVPQFGTPEEVTTFLLETGRAEADRLGIGFGLMLVAIRNLPPAQAEELAVLAAGFAGRGVVSFGLAADEALFPPAPFEKAFAIAREAGLVSAPHAGELLGPESVVDALDLLGARRVQHGVRAVEDPELVRRLAAEGTVLDVCPTSNVALWVVPEIGAHPLPALLEAGVRCSINGDDPLLFGPGLLEEYETARTSLGLSDEQLAAVAKASLEGSGAPAAFVREQVAAVDAWLA
- a CDS encoding TetR/AcrR family transcriptional regulator: MSERERLLRLVAGHLLDHGVTSSTLRGLARAAGSNNRMLLYYFGSREQLVGEALRTVARDLFPGFENAWSELEHGTGTLQEDLQRVWDHIADPVNLPFLRLFFEVFGQATRQPGYADLMGDIANWHRPAVGRLRREGWPAERAEAFAHELTASWRGLQMTLILTGDAAAVGRVQAQALEAFCARAGVHAGAGAGT
- a CDS encoding NtaA/DmoA family FMN-dependent monooxygenase (This protein belongs to a clade of FMN-dependent monooxygenases, within a broader family of flavin-dependent oxidoreductases, the luciferase-like monooxygenase (LMM) family, some of whose members use coenzyme F420 rather than FMN.) — its product is MHLGVFEVASPQVGGTLSWSHPYSDSVHHREQQHWVDVAQLLEAAGFDFLFFADGYGYPSVGGDLPAAAARGGLNFSGLDPMLLIPTLAHHTSRLGFVVTSSTGIDHPVAMARRFATLDHLTGGRVGWNVVTGASQDTVAALFGHPRMTGHDTRYEIAQEYVDLCLQLWEGCWEDGALVEDKASGVFADRDKLHRVEHVGKHFRSSGFFTVPPSAQRTPVLFQAGTSTAGREFAAGRAECVFLQGTTLPHAAANVADIRARAAAHGRDPRSVKVLVGVSVTVAATHAEALARRTEFEAMQTDEVAAVIYAGNTGIDLSALDPDRPLSQVLEGTGESRVGQMGQSNIDRFRRPDGSWPLVREVLRELRGRGTRGFTVVGDPVEVADQLEEIVEATDVDGFLLEALFSPGDHALFCELVVPELRRRGRLPADPARAPGTGTLRERLGAPSPRLAADHPGSRYVPAPAPA